In the genome of Flavobacterium panacagri, one region contains:
- a CDS encoding LacI family DNA-binding transcriptional regulator, with the protein MNIITIKKIAELANVSPGTVDRIIHKRGQVAQETVDKVNAIIDEFGYKRNILASNLALNKKFHFAVFLPKSETLEYWKSQVDGIEKAAIEFSKFGIVLDYFFYDYNLISFKETVHKVMQFDCDGLLFAPIFYQDSVEFLNEYQKRNIPVVMIDSDISEGNQHAYVGQNAFQSGYLAGRLISFAVKNERQVLIFKITREIESTSVYLQRIDGFYSYFKDHNELTNFKFSEVTLKDSKIDQLSLDMFAGINSVFVPNSRAYIVAEFLYRNNIKGVRIIGYDLLKENIEYLNKGVIDFLINQRPEDQGYMGINYLYKKLVLQEETEHTHYIPLEIILKENYFPARKTV; encoded by the coding sequence ATCAATATCATAACAATCAAAAAAATTGCCGAATTAGCGAATGTCTCTCCGGGAACGGTTGACAGAATCATACACAAACGCGGACAAGTAGCGCAGGAGACCGTTGATAAGGTCAATGCGATAATTGATGAATTTGGGTATAAACGAAATATATTGGCAAGTAATCTGGCTTTAAATAAAAAATTTCATTTTGCTGTTTTTCTTCCGAAGTCGGAAACTTTAGAGTATTGGAAAAGTCAGGTTGATGGTATTGAAAAAGCAGCTATTGAGTTTAGTAAATTCGGAATCGTTTTGGATTATTTTTTCTACGATTATAATCTAATATCTTTCAAAGAAACCGTACATAAAGTAATGCAGTTTGATTGCGATGGTTTGTTATTTGCACCGATATTTTATCAGGATTCGGTTGAGTTTTTAAATGAATATCAAAAGAGAAACATTCCAGTTGTCATGATCGATTCTGATATTTCTGAAGGAAATCAGCATGCTTATGTGGGGCAGAATGCTTTTCAGAGTGGTTATTTAGCAGGAAGGTTAATCAGTTTTGCTGTAAAAAATGAAAGACAGGTTTTGATTTTTAAAATTACAAGAGAAATAGAAAGTACTTCGGTTTATTTACAGCGAATTGATGGTTTCTATTCTTATTTTAAAGATCATAACGAACTGACGAATTTTAAATTTTCGGAAGTTACTTTAAAAGATTCCAAAATAGATCAATTGAGTTTAGATATGTTTGCTGGCATCAACAGCGTATTTGTTCCCAATTCGAGAGCTTATATTGTTGCGGAATTTTTATACAGAAACAATATAAAAGGTGTCCGAATCATTGGTTATGATTTATTGAAAGAAAATATTGAATATCTCAATAAAGGCGTAATTGATTTTTTAATCAACCAAAGGCCCGAAGACCAAGGATATATGGGAATCAATTATTTGTATAAGAAATTGGTTCTTCAGGAAGAAACGGAACATACCCATTACATTCCGCTGGAAATTATTTTGAAGGAGAATTATTTTCCTGCGAGGAAAACTGTTTGA
- a CDS encoding DUF4861 family protein gives MKKYFLFTAILAGTFTIQSQNKIITISNPLKVDREFETIELTKKTLGLASDSKLENFIIKDLSSNSLLETQTVDNDGDGTMDVLLFQPKIKASSKQDFEVLVGTNPNASQTISCYSRFVPERTDDYAWENNKVAFRTYGPVAQKMVEDNVPGGTLTSGIDAWLKRVEYPIINKWYDKMTTGKGTYHKDTGEGLDNFQVGPSRGVGGIAVNVDGKYYFSKNFISWKTITTGPIRTSFILTYADWDAKGNKITESKLISLDYGSQLSRFEINITGTKTVAAGLTLHDKKGTTGTNLKEGWLSYWEPIDDSEIGLGLVAPKGSLLSFDNHVTNEIDLSNLYGNIAVKNNKAIYYVGFGWKKGSPFQTKQEWEKYLSSFAEKINNPLTVKVKK, from the coding sequence TTGAAGAAGTACTTTTTATTTACCGCGATTCTGGCTGGAACTTTTACTATTCAGTCACAAAACAAAATCATCACAATCAGCAATCCTTTAAAAGTTGACCGAGAATTTGAAACCATAGAATTAACTAAAAAAACGCTGGGATTAGCTTCAGATTCAAAACTTGAAAACTTTATTATAAAAGATTTAAGCAGCAATTCACTTTTAGAAACTCAAACCGTAGATAATGATGGAGACGGAACAATGGATGTTCTTTTATTTCAGCCTAAAATTAAAGCTTCGTCTAAACAGGATTTTGAAGTTTTAGTTGGAACTAATCCGAATGCTTCTCAAACAATCAGCTGTTATTCTCGTTTTGTTCCAGAAAGAACAGATGATTATGCTTGGGAAAACAATAAAGTTGCTTTTAGAACGTATGGCCCAGTTGCTCAAAAAATGGTTGAAGATAATGTTCCCGGCGGTACTTTAACAAGCGGCATTGATGCCTGGCTAAAAAGAGTTGAATATCCAATTATCAACAAATGGTACGATAAAATGACTACTGGAAAAGGTACTTATCATAAAGATACAGGAGAAGGTTTAGACAATTTTCAAGTTGGCCCGAGTCGTGGCGTGGGCGGAATTGCCGTAAATGTAGATGGAAAATATTATTTTTCTAAAAACTTCATCAGCTGGAAAACGATCACAACTGGCCCAATTCGAACTAGTTTTATTTTAACCTATGCAGATTGGGATGCGAAAGGCAATAAAATAACGGAATCAAAACTGATTAGTTTAGATTACGGAAGTCAGCTTTCTCGTTTTGAAATCAATATTACAGGAACTAAAACTGTGGCTGCTGGACTAACTCTTCACGATAAAAAAGGAACTACTGGAACAAACCTAAAAGAAGGATGGTTAAGTTATTGGGAACCAATTGATGATTCTGAAATTGGTTTAGGATTGGTTGCGCCAAAAGGCTCATTACTAAGTTTTGACAATCATGTTACAAATGAAATAGATTTGAGCAACTTGTACGGCAATATAGCAGTTAAAAACAATAAAGCCATTTATTATGTTGGTTTCGGATGGAAAAAAGGAAGTCCGTTTCAAACGAAACAAGAATGGGAAAAATATTTGAGTTCTTTTGCGGAGAAAATTAATAATCCTTTGACTGTAAAAGTGAAAAAGTGA
- a CDS encoding HAD family hydrolase translates to MVKCIIFDCDGVLVDTEKIGNGVLLEMAKEYGFQLELEKAYHLFNGRSLKDCFVQIENGIGKKLPEDFESNYRDRSFEAFKKETKPMEGIVDFLDNLKIPYCTASSGPLEKIRLNLGLAGLLDRFEDRIYSSYVIKSWKPDPGIFLHAAEEMGFDVKDCIVIEDSVAGVKAGINGGFKVYGFANGFNNEDLKQEGAILFHSYKELDTMLGID, encoded by the coding sequence ATGGTTAAATGTATTATTTTCGATTGTGATGGCGTTTTGGTAGATACAGAAAAAATAGGAAACGGAGTATTGCTAGAAATGGCAAAAGAGTACGGATTTCAATTAGAATTGGAAAAAGCCTATCATTTATTTAACGGTCGAAGCCTTAAAGATTGTTTTGTGCAGATTGAAAACGGAATAGGGAAAAAACTTCCGGAAGATTTTGAATCTAACTATAGAGATAGGAGTTTTGAAGCTTTCAAAAAAGAAACTAAACCAATGGAAGGAATTGTAGATTTTCTCGATAATCTTAAAATACCGTATTGTACAGCTTCAAGCGGGCCATTAGAAAAAATTAGACTTAATCTTGGACTTGCTGGTTTACTGGATAGATTTGAAGACAGAATTTATAGTTCCTATGTCATTAAAAGCTGGAAACCCGATCCTGGAATTTTTCTTCACGCGGCCGAAGAAATGGGATTTGATGTGAAAGACTGCATTGTAATAGAAGATAGTGTTGCAGGTGTTAAGGCAGGAATAAACGGCGGATTTAAAGTATATGGTTTTGCCAATGGATTTAATAATGAAGATTTAAAACAAGAAGGTGCAATTCTTTTTCATAGTTACAAAGAGTTAGACACCATGCTTGGGATTGATTAG